TGTTGCCAGGCTACAACGCAGATCTAATGTAGTCAGATCTTCCCATTAATTCATGGGATGCCACAGatccttttttttattctttcaattttaGCCATTAGCaaccaatttgaaaaaaaaaaaaaagtggcatgtGAATCACCAGTTGCGAGCTCTGTTCATATAAATAAGACAATTTGAGATTAATTAAAAGGAGAAACTGGGAAAAGATATTGAGAAGACTGTATAGTAGTGTTTGTAACGGTGAAAAATGGGAAACAACCTAAACATCCATCACTATTAGAATTCCCAAATTATTTGTGGCAAATCTATTTGATAAAGTCTAGCTATATTTATCAATGTGGATAGCTCTCAAAAACATAGAATTTGGTGAAAAAATCAAGTTGCAGATCAATACACAAAATAGCATTCATATAAAACTTCAAATACCCCAAACCATTCTACATATTGTTTATAATACATAGTAATAGTTTAAGTTTAGAAACCTAGATTGGCAAGATACATATCAAATTCATGATCCTGGCTGCCTCCCTGAAGGTGGTAGTAGAGTGGAACTGAGAATAGGGGACACCTGCTTTATCTGTAATGCTCTGTTTCTTTCATTCATAAATCTGTTCGTTCTGGATAGTGGGTGCGTTAAGTGTTTACtctgtgcttttaaaaacatttcagaattttttatttttaaatggtgggTGGTGGAAGAACATCTTATCCTAGAAGCCAGGAGACTGGAGTTGTCTTTGCTCTGCCTTTTCTGGCATGGATACAATCTCTAGATATGGTTTCCCCATTAGCTAATGCGGGGGTGGTATGTGGTGTTCCTCCAGAGTCCCTTCAATCTAAGGACCTGTGAATCTAAAACCTTCCCACCTCCCACTCCCACACCGGAAAGGCTACCCAGACCAGGCAATGAAACGTGCATTTCTTCCCTCATTTAAGATAGATCTCTTTCTCTCAGCCTGCAAGTCGTTCTCCAGAGGCTTTAAGTATAGTGGAAGTAGAACTGTCTTTGGCGACAGAGAGACACCTGCAACAAttagcctttctgagcctcaaaTTCCCCATTTGTAAAAAGGAGATTATAACTCCTACCCATAAAACTGTAGAGAGGTTTAGATATAACGTTATGTGTAGGGCCCGAACAGAATAGCTATTAATAGTGGTAACAGACTCTCATTTACGGGCTCAGCATCATGGTCGCTGAACAGAATCACCTTCTTCACGCCGCCTTCCAGCCAGTTAGTTTAGCCGCGAGAAGTCCGGGCAACCAATCGGAAACAACCAAGGAACAGTTGCACTACGACACTCTGGTTCCGCCTTCGGGAGTGCTCGAACAGCATTCTGGGAATTGTAGTTCTTAGGGATCTGACACTCACCAAAGCGCTGAGTAGCTTCCGGGAAGGGTACTGCATTGCCCGTTTCTACTTCCACTGCACCTGCCTATTGCGTCTTGCTCCTGGGTCACAGAGCCTAAAACGACACGCCCAACTATGAGTCTTCCTTTCCACGCCCGCCGGAGTTACAGCTAAAGGCAGGACAGGGGAAACAATGAAATGCCGAGGGCGGAGACAAGAGTGACACTGGAGGAGCGGGAAAAGGCGGGGCTTCCGCTTGGGGCATGCAGGCCGTGCCTCTACGTCACTTCCGTAAACAAAGGGAGCTGCGGAGGCGCGGGTCCCGGGATGTGACCCGGGCTGTGCTTGTGGCTGCGGCGGTGGCTTCTGAGGCTGTCGGGTCTTTGCGGGTTGCGGAAGGGGGCCCCAATACCCTTCTTCAGGTATGTAGTGGAAGCAAAGGAACCTCCGCAACCTGTCCCTTTAGGCCTTTCCCACCACTCTGGTCACTGCTGGGTACTGAGCGGTGAAGGGTCATCGCTTAGGCAGATTGGGGAAGGGGAGTGAGGTGATGTCAAGAGGGACCTCCAGGGGTACTGCTTGGAGGCAAGACTTGGCACTTAAAACCACTGTGTGAATAAGTAACTATGAGCAGTTTACTTATGCCTTCTCTAAAACATTCTTTGCTGTTGATATACAAGAAGGGTTTCAGTGCTCTTGTGACAGAGGTGACTTTCCAAAAACGAGGAAATCGCGAGTGCTGGCTCTCCAGAATATTGTGGTTTAGACCACCATTGGTTTATTTGCATTGCTTTacttcctagattttttttttctcttgtaccACCAAGTGCGTATTAGCATCGTGAAATTTCAGGCCAGCGTGTTTATGCGTATCATAAATTTTTACAGATCCTTGCCTCTTCGGAGAACTAATATCCCATCGTCTCTATTCAGTCATCTTTCAGACTTTCGTTTGTGTTGCATGTTGAAACAACACCAGAATTACTGTTGTTaccaaaattattcttaaaagaaaaattgttagcCAAGGTTTAAGTGGATTGACACTCAGTGGTATCTGGGATTAGAGACTGGGCACTGGagcctttcccagaaagcctctTCTTTGGAAGTATTGTAGCTCCAGTTGTGATTGTCTAGCGTCAGCCAATTTAAGCTGAGTGGTTTAAATTCCAGTGCCAGTGGCACTAAGtccaggcaaaaggaaaaaaattttcattgaatttctcaaataattattttaagcgACAGCAATGGGTTTGAATCTTATTGAATGGTCATGGCATGCTTAAACACAACATGCAAAAAACGGCCTAATGTTTCTAGAAGGCAATTTACAACCTGATGAGGTAGATAGCCATATAAATTCTTCATCTTACCATACATGAAATGATGAAGTTAAGAAAACTTTAACACTATGCACAAATAAAATAtggaagggttttttgtttttgttgttttgttttgagacggagtctctctctgtcgcagtggcgcgatctcggctcactgcaagctccgcccgccaggttcacaccattctcctgcctcagcctcccgagtggctgggactacaggcccccgccaccacgcccagctaatttttttgtgtttttagtagagacggggtttcaccgtgttagccaggatggtctcgatctcttgaccttttcatccgcccgcctcggcctcccaaagtgttgggattagaggcgtgagccaccgcgcccggctggaagggtatttttaaatagatagaTGTTAGAAAATAGAGCGGATTAATACATAAAGTAAGGGAATTGTGTAGGGATAACTAGGAGGCCTTACACATATTCCCCATGGAAGGGCCGTCTGTAACTTCACATTGTTAACTTTTTTTGATACGGGCAAAACCAAATATGTATCATAAAATTCATGTTTGTTTGGAAATGGTTAGACAAAGTATATTCAAAATAGGCAACAAACAAGTTTGATTTTCTAGAACTTCCCTTGATCACCATGCTAGAATTATTGTTAGCCCTAGCTAGAAACTGATTTCTGTTTAGTAGTTTGAAGTAAGgcttctatttgattttttaaatgctgattaaggccgggcgcggtggctcaagcctgtaatcccagcactttgggaggccgagacgggcggatcacaaggtcaggagatcgagaccatcctggctaatacggtgaaaccccgtctctactaaagaatacaaaaaaaaaaactagccgggcgacgaggcgggcgcctgtagtcccagctacttgggaggctgaggcaggagaatggcgtgaacccgggaggcggagcttgcagtgagctgagatccggccaccgcactccagcctgggcgacagagccagactccgtctcaaaaaaaaaaaaaaaaaaaaaaaaaaaatgctgattaaAATCCCCCTGACAGTTATACATCTGTTTGAATCTAGTTGGTTCTTCTTGAGCATACATTTTGGAAGAGAGACCTAAAGGCCACCTGAAGCTTGAATCAGGCCGGGAATATTATGTGGatcatttgtttattgtttatataATGTTCCCCTTGTAAAATGTAGGCTTCTTGAGGGCAAACATCTTGTTTTGTTCAGTGCCGTCTCCCCAATGCCCACAATAGTGTCTGGCTTGTGGAAGAGAATCAGTAAATACTTGTAGGATgagggaataaagaaaatggtaaaaaacaaaacaacaacaacaaaactgtctACCAGACAATTTACTAGGGGCTTATGGGTACATAGTGGAGTAGATTAAACTTCAGAGACCCATTTTCTAACTTTCTCTTATGCCCTCTGGAATTCTTGATCCTCTTTTGACCTGTGAAATGGGTCTTTGAATTTCTTTCATGTTTGCATATTATagcatacatatataattgtattatttccttatttaggTCTTAAGAAGCTGGCCGTGGTGCaataaggaacttaaaacaatGGAAGAGCGGAAAGTGAAGAGGAGGAGTCCTAAGTCTTTTAGTGCCCACTGTACTCAGGTTGTCAATGCCAAAAAAAATGCCATTCCAGTGAGTAAAAGCACAGGGTTTTCAAATCCTGCATCACAGTCAGCTTCACAGCGACCAAAGTTAAAAAggtgaattcttttattttacatgttCACAGTAAAATGCCATTAAAGTAAATCCTGACTCAACTTCTTAAAACACTTTTTTAGTCTTGAGGGGCTGTGACtgcaggtgggtgccaccacacccagcttgcagtttttatttctaaaaaataatgatgTCATTGTTTTTGTgtaaataatttgtgtttttcataaaaattcaaacacaggaaaaattcaaagaagaaattcaaaatgcaaaaattctacCACCTAGAAataatcattattaatatttggTGAACATCATTTGCACTCAGGATATTTAAAGGAAACAAGTGACAAGTTTAACTATGTTATATGTTACTGTTATATGTATGTGAGTATTTTATAGTATTAGATATTTGGAAGGAAAGATTATagctttagagaaaaaaagtgttGTGTAATGTCAATCttctaattattaaataaatttacgCTCACATCCAGTCTCACCCTGGCAAGTTAGCTAAGGAAATGCCTGTTGCATTCTGTAGCCACTGGGTTTACACCTAATACAAGATGAGATTACTGCCTTGATGATGATCTCTCTTTATGGAAACAAAAGGGACATAGCCAAAGACAAGAGAACATTTGAAAGAAGTATTCCAGTGAGTACCAAATGATAAACAGGAGTTTTGAGGTTTGAGGATTTCCTTCAAATAAATTATCAGAATGGGGTTTTCATCGTGGAGGAGTTTAATTAGGGTCAGATTTTGAATAAGTTTACAGttgatggaaaaagaaaaccaagagattttaaaagtaatcactccttttgctatatttttaaaagcagtttattTGTATCATTGTCATTTTTACTGGTAGTTTTATTTCTATACGCTCTTGTAGATGTAGGCTTCTGAGGGCCGGGATCATCATTGTGTGCCTGACAGTACTTACAGTGGGCCTTTGCACATAGTATTATTTCACTGTGTGCCCTCT
This is a stretch of genomic DNA from Rhinopithecus roxellana isolate Shanxi Qingling chromosome 4, ASM756505v1, whole genome shotgun sequence. It encodes these proteins:
- the CCDC28A gene encoding LOW QUALITY PROTEIN: coiled-coil domain-containing protein 28A (The sequence of the model RefSeq protein was modified relative to this genomic sequence to represent the inferred CDS: inserted 1 base in 1 codon), with product MPRAETRVTLEEREKAGLPLGACRXVPLRHFRKQRELRRRGSRDVTRAVLVAAAVASEAVGSLRVAEGGPNTLLQVLRSWPWCNKELKTMEERKVKRRSPKSFSAHCTQVVNAKKNAIPVSKSTGFSNPASQSASQRPKLKRVMKEKTKPQGGEGKGAQSTPIQHSFLTDVSDVQEMERGLLSLLNDFHSGKLQAFGNECSIEQMEHVRGMQEKLARLNLELYGELEELPEDKRKTASDSNLDRLLSDLEELNSSIQKLHLADAQDVPNTSAS